The following are encoded in a window of Streptomyces sp. SAT1 genomic DNA:
- a CDS encoding M55 family metallopeptidase: MKTLISVDMEGISGIVHPTETNPDRYDYERGRAAMTAEANSVIAGVLDAEPAAVVWVADAHGPFRNLLPEQLDRRARLVRGKPRPLGMLGGLDEDTDALLLIGYHARAGRGPAVLAHTMNDGILDVRVAGRSMGEIGLNAAMAGHLGVPVALLSGDDSACAELLALVPSAHTVAVKQSLGQSAAVALHPEEARERLRRAAAEAVARRAQVAPLALAGPLDVEVDLFSPATVDLAALVPGVSRGAGARTVAFTADDFAAAYRLVLLLAQLATVRPG; the protein is encoded by the coding sequence ATGAAGACCTTGATCTCTGTGGACATGGAGGGCATCTCGGGGATCGTGCATCCCACCGAGACGAACCCGGACCGCTACGACTACGAGCGCGGTCGCGCGGCGATGACGGCCGAGGCGAACAGCGTGATAGCCGGTGTGCTGGACGCGGAGCCCGCCGCCGTGGTGTGGGTCGCCGACGCGCACGGGCCGTTCCGCAACCTGCTGCCGGAGCAGCTCGACCGGCGGGCCCGCCTCGTCCGCGGCAAACCGCGCCCGCTGGGCATGCTCGGCGGGCTCGACGAGGACACCGACGCGCTGCTGCTGATCGGCTACCACGCCCGCGCCGGACGCGGCCCGGCCGTGCTGGCCCACACCATGAACGACGGCATCCTCGACGTGCGCGTGGCCGGGCGCTCCATGGGCGAGATCGGCCTCAACGCCGCCATGGCCGGGCACCTCGGCGTACCGGTGGCGCTGCTCAGCGGCGACGACAGCGCCTGCGCCGAACTGCTGGCGCTGGTCCCCTCCGCGCACACGGTCGCGGTCAAGCAGTCCCTCGGCCAGAGCGCCGCCGTCGCCCTGCACCCCGAGGAGGCGCGCGAGCGGCTGCGCCGCGCGGCCGCCGAGGCCGTGGCCCGGCGCGCCCAGGTCGCCCCGCTGGCCCTCGCCGGACCGCTCGACGTCGAGGTGGATCTCTTCTCGCCGGCCACGGTCGACCTGGCCGCGCTCGTGCCGGGTGTCTCACGTGGGGCCGGCGCCCGTACCGTCGCCTTCACCGCCGACGACTTCGCCGCCGCCTACCGCCTGGTCCTGCTGCTCGCACAGCTCGCCACCGTCAGGCCCGGCTGA
- a CDS encoding nitroreductase family protein: protein MRQHTHPFVPYRPERYGEAEMVRRGEDFVSFLDRRRSVRFFSDEPVPRACVDLAIAAANTAPSGAHFQPWKFAVIGDAGTKHRIRVAAEEEERVNYEGGRIPPEWRAALARLETDADKSYLDVVPWIVVCFAEKSTAMPDGSLRKNYYVNESVGIACGFFIAALHAMGLSTLTHTPNPMGFLTEICERPGNERPYILFPIGRAAPDCEVPDLARKSLAEATAESPGLT, encoded by the coding sequence GTGAGGCAGCACACCCACCCGTTCGTCCCGTACCGGCCCGAGCGGTACGGGGAGGCCGAGATGGTCCGGCGGGGCGAGGACTTCGTGTCGTTCCTCGACCGCCGCCGCAGTGTGCGGTTCTTCAGCGACGAGCCGGTCCCGCGCGCGTGTGTCGACCTCGCCATCGCCGCGGCGAACACCGCCCCGTCCGGCGCCCACTTCCAGCCGTGGAAGTTCGCCGTGATCGGCGACGCGGGGACCAAGCACCGCATCCGGGTCGCCGCCGAGGAGGAGGAGCGGGTCAACTACGAGGGCGGGCGGATCCCGCCCGAGTGGCGTGCCGCGCTCGCGCGCCTGGAGACGGACGCGGACAAGAGCTATCTCGACGTCGTGCCGTGGATCGTCGTCTGCTTCGCCGAGAAGAGCACGGCGATGCCGGACGGTTCGCTGCGCAAGAACTACTACGTCAACGAGAGTGTGGGCATCGCGTGCGGCTTCTTCATCGCCGCCCTGCACGCCATGGGGCTGAGCACCCTGACGCACACACCCAACCCGATGGGCTTCCTCACCGAGATCTGCGAGCGGCCCGGCAACGAACGGCCCTACATCCTCTTCCCGATCGGCCGTGCCGCACCCGACTGCGAGGTCCCGGACCTGGCGCGCAAGTCGCTGGCGGAGGCGACCGCCGAGAGTCCGGGCCTGACCTGA
- a CDS encoding class I SAM-dependent methyltransferase, which produces MPDIVNNEQEKAWNGPEGAHWARHRDRWNAVNEGFDEPLLDAAAITGAHRSLDLGCGSGQTTLLAALRAPRGSALGLDLSGPMLASARARAEKEGVANVSFTRGDAQVHPFEPGAFDAAISRYGVMFYADPVAAFANVRRALRPGGRLAFVCPADAALNDWTAAMASLRGLLPVGDFGTPGLPGMFSLADRGRVHAVLTAAGYTGITTEHVQAYGTWGHGAEDAADFLLGTGPGRHLMERADQDARDRARHTLTAHLRGHESDDGTVRLLSTSWLVTADRPAAPPGP; this is translated from the coding sequence GTGCCGGACATCGTCAACAACGAGCAGGAAAAGGCGTGGAACGGTCCCGAGGGCGCCCACTGGGCCCGCCACCGGGACCGCTGGAACGCCGTGAACGAGGGCTTCGACGAGCCGCTCCTCGACGCCGCCGCGATCACCGGAGCGCACCGGAGCCTCGACCTGGGCTGCGGCTCCGGGCAGACCACACTCCTCGCCGCGCTGCGCGCGCCCCGGGGGAGCGCCCTGGGCCTCGACCTGTCCGGCCCGATGCTCGCGTCGGCACGGGCGCGCGCGGAGAAGGAGGGCGTCGCGAACGTCTCCTTCACCCGGGGCGACGCACAGGTGCACCCCTTCGAACCGGGGGCGTTCGACGCGGCGATCAGCCGCTACGGCGTGATGTTCTACGCCGATCCCGTCGCGGCCTTCGCCAACGTCCGCCGGGCGCTGCGACCCGGCGGACGCCTGGCGTTCGTGTGCCCGGCCGACGCCGCGCTCAACGACTGGACGGCGGCGATGGCGTCCCTGCGCGGCCTCCTGCCGGTCGGCGACTTCGGCACACCCGGGCTGCCCGGCATGTTCTCGCTGGCCGACCGCGGCCGCGTCCACGCCGTCCTCACCGCCGCCGGATACACCGGCATCACCACCGAACACGTGCAGGCGTACGGCACGTGGGGGCACGGAGCCGAGGACGCGGCGGACTTCCTGCTCGGCACCGGCCCCGGCCGCCACCTCATGGAGCGGGCGGACCAGGACGCCCGGGACCGCGCCCGGCACACCCTCACCGCCCACCTGCGCGGCCATGAGTCGGACGACGGCACGGTCCGGTTGCTCAGCACGTCCTGGCTGGTCACCGCGGACCGGCCGGCCGCGCCCCCGGGGCCGTGA
- a CDS encoding beta/gamma crystallin domain-containing protein, whose protein sequence is MISKGKRTLRSLAVALAAAASFTIGVPGGNAFAIDHVQCVGGENFLKIWSHLDGRQSVDCYANAGKTDFGGWWVDRISTGNNDLIYYDANGDSVKIERWHDITFPNYPPKVVAIQIL, encoded by the coding sequence GTGATCTCGAAGGGCAAGAGGACCCTGCGGTCCCTGGCCGTGGCGCTCGCCGCGGCGGCCTCGTTCACCATCGGCGTGCCCGGCGGCAACGCCTTCGCCATCGACCACGTCCAGTGCGTGGGCGGCGAGAACTTCCTGAAGATCTGGTCGCACCTCGACGGCCGGCAGAGCGTCGACTGCTACGCGAACGCGGGGAAGACCGACTTCGGCGGCTGGTGGGTCGACCGGATCTCCACGGGCAACAACGACCTGATCTACTACGACGCCAACGGCGACTCGGTGAAGATCGAACGCTGGCACGACATCACCTTCCCGAATTACCCGCCGAAGGTCGTCGCCATCCAGATCCTGTGA
- a CDS encoding Lrp/AsnC family transcriptional regulator — protein sequence MARQGLDPLDGRMLRLLRERPREGLLEIARRLGVARGTLQARLDRLTASGVVTGYGPDVDVAALGHVVQAFTTFEVDQPAREAIAARLRAVPQIIEAHIVTGPGDIWCRIAGTSNQHVQQVIDDVLAVPGVRRSTTVIALSAVVPHRVQPLVDEVAGLPPGPDVRQ from the coding sequence ATGGCACGCCAGGGACTCGACCCGCTCGACGGCCGGATGCTGCGCCTGCTGCGGGAGCGCCCCCGCGAGGGCCTGCTGGAGATCGCCCGCCGGCTCGGCGTCGCACGCGGCACGCTGCAGGCCCGGCTCGACCGGCTGACCGCCTCCGGCGTGGTCACCGGCTACGGCCCGGACGTGGACGTCGCCGCCCTCGGCCACGTGGTCCAGGCGTTCACCACCTTCGAGGTGGACCAGCCGGCCCGCGAGGCCATCGCCGCCCGTCTGCGGGCCGTCCCGCAGATCATCGAGGCCCACATCGTGACGGGCCCCGGTGACATCTGGTGCCGCATCGCGGGCACGAGCAACCAGCACGTCCAGCAGGTGATCGACGATGTCCTCGCCGTACCGGGCGTCCGCCGCAGCACGACGGTCATCGCCCTGAGCGCCGTCGTCCCCCACCGGGTCCAGCCCCTGGTCGACGAGGTGGCCGGCCTGCCACCCGGCCCGGACGTGCGGCAGTGA
- a CDS encoding TetR/AcrR family transcriptional regulator encodes MSPRGVATPDVRERLFEAAERVVERDGPGALTSRAVTTEAGCAKGLLHTHFAGLDEFVAELCLDRFARTARKARALSETVGRGTVAGNLEAVVLALFDSGGPALSGLAMTRPVAASRIRAALEGGAPGFSAIQEAVTGCVEAEQALGRVAGTVDPAMVALAVVGTAHHLLLTSWPGTPDPRPAMARLVAALLRG; translated from the coding sequence ATGTCACCGCGCGGAGTCGCGACCCCGGACGTACGCGAGCGGCTGTTCGAGGCCGCCGAGCGGGTCGTGGAGAGGGACGGTCCCGGCGCGCTCACCAGCCGGGCCGTGACCACCGAGGCGGGCTGCGCCAAGGGGCTGCTGCACACGCACTTCGCGGGGCTCGACGAGTTCGTGGCCGAGCTGTGCCTGGACCGGTTCGCGCGGACGGCCAGGAAGGCGCGCGCGCTGTCGGAGACCGTCGGGCGGGGCACGGTGGCGGGGAACCTGGAGGCCGTCGTGCTCGCGCTGTTCGACTCCGGCGGTCCCGCCCTGTCGGGGCTGGCCATGACACGGCCCGTGGCGGCGTCCCGTATCCGCGCGGCCCTGGAGGGCGGGGCCCCGGGCTTCAGCGCGATCCAGGAGGCCGTCACCGGGTGCGTCGAGGCCGAGCAGGCGCTCGGCAGGGTGGCCGGGACCGTCGACCCCGCCATGGTGGCCCTGGCCGTCGTCGGCACCGCCCACCATCTGCTGCTGACCAGCTGGCCCGGCACGCCCGACCCGCGGCCCGCCATGGCACGTCTGGTCGCCGCCCTGCTGAGGGGCTGA
- a CDS encoding response regulator — protein MGELRPLAPDLTPQSRALALALRELFEGLGVSVRRYAARRIRDAGTFSRYLSGTRVPPWEVVTDLLTDVAEHRGTAATPEAIELVRRLYQAAVETTTSPRHAVEVLEQQLAEADRVSRRSTARGDALGDALLDRKHRIADLEVRLNQLEAEWSAERERAERLAAADPDLTGLLRERDHLRDEAARLAAQLRAAQRQRDEAEQRCVLLERQLEAVEQTQWTAPSVAPAAPQALPRVLIVDDQPDNLLAMTAVLATLDQELVAVASGREALKALLDHDDFAVIIMDVQMPDMDGYETAAHIKRRPRTHDVPIIFLTAMGTDPEHSARGYAAGAVDYIGKPFDPWVLRAKVAVFTGIYLEQRRLAGERRLPGAPERSPAQEGGQPNQFTVPSSDV, from the coding sequence GTGGGTGAGCTGCGCCCTCTCGCGCCCGACCTGACACCGCAGTCGCGCGCGCTGGCTCTGGCACTGCGTGAGCTGTTCGAAGGACTGGGCGTCTCGGTCCGCCGCTACGCGGCCCGCCGCATCCGCGACGCCGGTACCTTCTCCCGCTACCTGAGCGGCACCCGCGTCCCGCCCTGGGAGGTCGTGACGGATCTGCTCACGGATGTCGCCGAACACCGGGGCACCGCCGCCACCCCGGAGGCCATCGAACTGGTGCGCAGGCTGTACCAGGCGGCCGTGGAGACCACCACCTCACCCCGGCACGCGGTCGAAGTGCTCGAACAGCAGCTCGCCGAGGCCGACCGTGTCTCCCGCCGCTCCACCGCGCGCGGCGACGCCCTGGGCGACGCCCTGCTGGACCGCAAGCACCGCATCGCCGATCTGGAGGTGCGGCTGAACCAGCTGGAGGCCGAGTGGAGCGCGGAACGCGAACGGGCCGAACGCCTGGCCGCCGCCGATCCCGACCTCACCGGCCTGCTGCGCGAACGCGATCATCTGCGGGACGAGGCCGCCCGGCTCGCCGCCCAGCTCCGCGCGGCACAGCGGCAGCGCGACGAGGCCGAACAGCGCTGCGTCCTGCTGGAACGGCAACTGGAGGCGGTCGAACAGACGCAGTGGACCGCGCCGTCCGTGGCACCGGCGGCCCCCCAGGCCCTGCCGAGGGTTCTCATCGTCGACGACCAGCCGGACAACCTGCTGGCCATGACCGCCGTGCTGGCCACCCTCGACCAGGAACTGGTCGCCGTTGCCTCCGGCCGCGAGGCCCTCAAGGCCCTCCTCGACCACGACGACTTCGCCGTGATCATCATGGACGTGCAGATGCCCGACATGGACGGCTACGAGACCGCCGCCCACATCAAACGGCGCCCCCGCACCCACGACGTGCCCATCATCTTCCTCACCGCCATGGGCACCGACCCCGAACACTCCGCCCGCGGCTATGCGGCCGGCGCGGTCGACTACATCGGCAAACCGTTCGATCCATGGGTGCTGCGCGCCAAGGTCGCCGTGTTCACCGGCATCTACCTCGAACAGCGGCGCCTCGCCGGGGAGCGGCGACTGCCCGGTGCGCCGGAGCGTTCACCCGCTCAGGAGGGCGGGCAGCCGAACCAGTTCACCGTGCCGTCGTCCGACGTGTAG
- a CDS encoding amidohydrolase family protein produces the protein MDHGTDAGHGSVTRRRFLGASAASVAPVSPVGAPAGRAFAAAGAGRVLTYRETTGGSVTAHPEGHALIAEVQGVLWRVPRAGGAVERLTRWEVEATRPAFAPDGRTVALCGYAGGAFHLWTMRADGGGLRRVTDGPWDDRGAAWSPDGTRLAFSSERGGDPVTGGSYGLWTLDVGSTRLTRVTAGPFEDYDPVWSADGRTLVCVRAAHTPDGGNDGGLSLVRVSLADGTAQPVHTTATGRLLCPAVSPRGRIAWLRLSGADGPPSLPPSRAELLVDGKVVAADEDLAAAPPCWLGEDRLLYVADGRIRIRSLTGPAVSDIPFTARMPVPGPHRRGVGRDTSRTDTAPVPVRGLHRPVLSPDGRRVACAALNSLWLLPSGAPGAGAEPPRELLRAAGTEYVQMPAWAPDGRSLLYCTDRDGLTAVRRIRPDGSADEAVTGGGRLSPALSPDGTHLACLDVGGNLLVRDLATGGERTVARPLATDGPPGTPTWSPDGRQVAFCDRNRLNRRFREGYNVIRVVDVRTGTERRHLPAAHQSLSDRVAAGPVWSPDGRWMALVAESALWLLPVTPDGTPAGPARRLTDEPADHPSWAADSRTLLYLSCGHLRLLSLDDARMPGRTRTLTGVPAVPSARRDGPGGRETLRVHAGQLWDGTGRPPRHDVDILVRGDRITAVAPHRARRPGHRTFDASSWTVLPGLFDSHTHPYQATYGARQNLTALAYGITTTACMGGPLYETARLREATASGACLGPRSLACAELIDGSRTAYSMGRAHRTESGVRRTLARAAALDVDFVKTYVRAPGTYMARAAEAAHRLGVPCGSHLCAPGRAAGQDLTTHLQATQRLPYGHATTPLGHIHQDLVEQYADGGFALIMTPFSAQVLLGADPALADDPRVDVLMPPWDAATVHDRARTRPGAAELAALNVEFGDYRRLAEHGARLALGTDSPLVPVGLSLHLALRGLHAHGFTAAEALHTATTVPARLFGLAPDLGTVEAGRLAELTVVDGDPFTDFAALVDTVAVVRAGVPHHRDDLVARHHKVSSSRTPA, from the coding sequence ATGGACCACGGCACGGATGCGGGGCACGGGTCCGTCACCAGGCGGCGCTTCCTGGGGGCGTCGGCCGCCTCGGTCGCGCCGGTCTCGCCGGTCGGGGCGCCCGCCGGCCGGGCGTTCGCCGCGGCCGGGGCGGGGCGGGTCCTGACGTACCGCGAGACGACCGGAGGGTCCGTCACCGCGCACCCGGAAGGACACGCGCTGATCGCCGAGGTGCAGGGCGTGCTGTGGCGCGTGCCGCGGGCGGGCGGCGCGGTCGAGCGGCTGACCCGCTGGGAGGTGGAGGCGACCCGGCCCGCGTTCGCGCCGGACGGCCGGACGGTGGCCCTGTGCGGCTACGCGGGCGGCGCCTTCCACCTGTGGACGATGCGGGCCGACGGCGGCGGACTGCGCCGGGTCACCGACGGCCCGTGGGACGACCGCGGGGCGGCGTGGTCGCCGGACGGCACCCGGCTGGCGTTCTCCTCCGAGCGCGGCGGCGACCCGGTGACCGGCGGCTCCTACGGCCTGTGGACCCTCGATGTCGGCAGCACCCGGCTCACCCGGGTGACGGCAGGCCCCTTCGAGGACTACGACCCGGTGTGGTCCGCGGACGGACGCACCCTGGTGTGCGTGCGCGCCGCCCACACACCGGACGGCGGGAACGACGGCGGTCTCTCACTGGTCCGGGTCTCCCTGGCGGACGGCACAGCCCAGCCGGTGCACACCACGGCCACGGGCCGTCTGCTGTGCCCGGCCGTGTCCCCGCGCGGCCGGATCGCCTGGCTGCGGCTGTCCGGCGCGGACGGCCCGCCCTCCCTCCCGCCGTCCCGGGCCGAACTGCTGGTCGACGGAAAGGTGGTAGCGGCGGACGAGGACCTGGCCGCCGCCCCGCCGTGCTGGCTCGGCGAGGACCGCCTCCTCTACGTCGCGGACGGCCGGATCCGGATCCGCTCCCTGACCGGCCCGGCCGTCAGCGACATCCCGTTCACCGCCCGGATGCCGGTCCCCGGCCCGCACCGCCGCGGCGTAGGGCGCGACACATCACGGACCGACACCGCCCCCGTGCCCGTGCGCGGTCTGCACCGCCCGGTGCTGTCCCCGGACGGGCGCCGGGTGGCGTGCGCGGCCCTCAACTCCCTGTGGCTGCTGCCGTCCGGGGCCCCGGGCGCCGGCGCCGAACCGCCGCGCGAGCTGCTGCGGGCCGCCGGTACGGAGTACGTGCAGATGCCGGCCTGGGCCCCCGACGGGCGCAGCCTGCTGTACTGCACCGACCGCGACGGACTGACGGCCGTGCGCAGGATCCGCCCGGACGGCTCGGCGGACGAGGCCGTGACCGGCGGCGGACGCCTGTCCCCGGCCCTGTCGCCGGACGGCACACATCTGGCCTGCCTCGACGTCGGCGGCAACCTGCTGGTCCGCGACCTGGCCACGGGCGGGGAACGGACCGTGGCCCGCCCCCTCGCCACCGACGGCCCGCCCGGCACCCCCACCTGGTCGCCGGACGGCCGCCAGGTGGCCTTCTGCGACCGCAACCGGCTCAACCGCCGCTTCCGCGAGGGCTACAACGTCATCCGCGTCGTCGATGTCCGCACGGGCACCGAGCGGCGCCACCTGCCCGCCGCGCACCAGTCGCTGTCCGACCGGGTCGCGGCCGGACCCGTGTGGTCGCCGGACGGCCGCTGGATGGCGCTCGTCGCCGAATCCGCGCTGTGGCTGCTGCCGGTCACCCCCGACGGCACTCCGGCGGGGCCCGCCCGCAGGCTCACCGACGAGCCGGCCGACCACCCGAGCTGGGCGGCGGACTCCCGCACCCTCCTGTACCTGTCCTGCGGGCACCTGCGTCTGCTGTCCCTGGACGACGCCCGCATGCCGGGCCGGACGCGCACCCTGACCGGCGTCCCCGCCGTGCCCTCAGCCCGTCGCGACGGCCCCGGCGGCCGGGAAACGCTGCGCGTCCACGCCGGGCAGCTGTGGGACGGCACCGGCCGGCCGCCGCGCCACGACGTGGACATCCTCGTGCGCGGCGACCGGATCACCGCCGTCGCACCGCACCGCGCGCGCCGACCGGGCCACCGCACCTTCGACGCCTCCTCGTGGACCGTCCTGCCGGGCCTGTTCGACAGCCACACCCACCCCTACCAGGCCACCTACGGCGCCCGGCAGAACCTGACGGCCCTCGCCTACGGCATCACGACCACCGCCTGCATGGGCGGCCCGCTGTACGAGACGGCCCGGCTGCGCGAGGCCACCGCGTCGGGCGCCTGCCTGGGGCCGCGCTCACTGGCCTGCGCCGAACTGATCGACGGCTCGCGCACCGCCTACAGCATGGGCCGCGCCCACCGCACCGAGAGCGGGGTACGGCGCACCCTGGCGCGGGCCGCCGCCCTGGACGTCGACTTCGTCAAGACCTATGTGCGCGCCCCGGGCACGTACATGGCACGGGCCGCCGAGGCGGCGCACCGGCTGGGTGTGCCGTGCGGCAGCCATCTGTGCGCGCCGGGCCGGGCCGCCGGCCAGGATCTCACCACCCATCTCCAGGCCACCCAGCGACTGCCGTACGGCCACGCCACCACCCCGCTCGGCCACATCCACCAGGACCTGGTCGAGCAGTACGCCGACGGCGGCTTCGCCCTGATCATGACGCCGTTCAGCGCACAGGTCCTGCTCGGCGCCGACCCGGCGCTCGCCGACGATCCCCGGGTGGACGTCCTCATGCCGCCCTGGGACGCGGCCACCGTCCACGACCGCGCCCGCACCCGCCCCGGCGCTGCCGAACTCGCGGCGCTGAACGTCGAGTTCGGCGACTACCGGCGGCTGGCCGAGCACGGGGCCCGGCTCGCCCTGGGCACCGACTCGCCGCTGGTGCCGGTCGGTCTCTCCCTCCATCTGGCGCTGCGGGGTCTCCACGCCCACGGGTTCACCGCGGCCGAGGCCCTGCACACCGCCACCACCGTCCCGGCCCGTCTCTTCGGTCTCGCCCCGGACCTCGGCACGGTCGAGGCGGGCAGGCTGGCCGAGCTGACGGTGGTCGACGGGGACCCCTTCACGGACTTCGCCGCGCTCGTCGACACCGTCGCGGTGGTACGTGCCGGTGTTCCCCACCACCGGGACGACCTCGTCGCCCGGCACCACAAGGTGTCTTCGTCCCGGACGCCCGCGTGA